From a region of the uncultured Desulfatiglans sp. genome:
- the epsL gene encoding Uncharacterized sugar transferase EpsL — MKPAWQSCVNRDITRFAGYYRRRGKRLLDLSLTVPGLFVVGPLLGIIALFIARNMGRPVLFRQQRPGLNGRPFELVKFRTMRDTRDEDGNLLPDEQRLTSLGHILRSTSLDELPEIWNVLKGDMSLVGPRPLLMQYLSRYTIEQARRHEVQPGMTGWAQINGRNAITWEKKFHLDLWYVKRQSLKLDLQIIALSMLRVFQRKGISASGQATMPEFLGSLMQ; from the coding sequence ATGAAACCGGCTTGGCAATCCTGCGTCAATCGGGACATTACTCGTTTTGCAGGTTATTATAGGCGGCGAGGCAAGCGCCTTCTAGACCTGTCCCTGACGGTCCCCGGGCTTTTTGTAGTCGGACCTCTCTTGGGAATCATTGCTCTATTCATAGCACGGAATATGGGGCGCCCTGTGCTCTTTCGTCAGCAAAGGCCAGGATTGAATGGTCGGCCTTTCGAACTCGTGAAATTCAGGACAATGCGGGATACGAGGGATGAGGATGGAAACCTCCTGCCGGATGAACAGCGCTTGACGAGCCTTGGGCACATCCTACGATCTACAAGCCTTGACGAACTGCCCGAAATCTGGAATGTTCTGAAAGGCGACATGAGTCTCGTGGGGCCGAGGCCACTGCTGATGCAATATCTCAGCAGGTATACCATTGAACAGGCTCGGCGGCACGAAGTTCAGCCCGGCATGACGGGATGGGCGCAAATTAATGGCCGAAACGCCATTACATGGGAGAAGAAGTTTCACTTGGATCTCTGGTATGTGAAGCGCCAAAGCCTTAAATTAGACCTTCAAATCATTGCACTAAGTATGTTACGAGTTTTTCAGCGAAAGGGGATCAGCGCATCAGGACAAGCCACAATGCCAGAGTTTCTCGGCTCATTGATGCAATGA
- a CDS encoding hypothetical protein (Evidence 5 : Unknown function) codes for MQWFCWNSSPNFSLTHRSCHASSGANYRIIANANRFLFGAIYKDCTCTNIDTFAEMDPTRNMYAWRQSSKITYYNIMSYGAT; via the coding sequence ATGCAGTGGTTTTGCTGGAACTCCAGCCCAAACTTCTCCCTTACGCACAGAAGTTGTCACGCAAGCTCCGGCGCCAATTACCGCATCATCGCCAATGCAAATAGGTTCCTTTTCGGTGCCATTTATAAAGACTGCACCTGTACCAACATAGACACGTTTGCCGAAATGGACCCAACCAGAAACATGTACGCCTGGAGACAAAGTAGTAAAATCACCTATTATAACATCATGTCCTATGGTGCAACTTAA
- a CDS encoding hypothetical protein (Evidence 5 : Unknown function): MLALVIQRFNLNAVVLLELQPKLLPYAQKLSRKLRRQLPHHRQCK, encoded by the coding sequence ATGTTGGCGCTAGTGATCCAAAGATTTAATTTGAATGCAGTGGTTTTGCTGGAACTCCAGCCCAAACTTCTCCCTTACGCACAGAAGTTGTCACGCAAGCTCCGGCGCCAATTACCGCATCATCGCCAATGCAAATAG
- the epsN gene encoding putative pyridoxal phosphate-dependent aminotransferase EpsN (Evidence 3 : Putative function from multiple computational evidences), which translates to MSGLERALIEKAFESNYIAPLGPMVDAFEQEFSEYTGMRYCLAVSSGTAAMHLALHHLGVRPGDEIFASSLTFIGSVSPILFEGATPVFIDCDHRSWNMDPALLAGELERCAVVGKLPKAVVPTDLYGQCCNYGEIYAVSRKFGVPVVVDAAEALGARFTWANVGGDVGGGQAHAGRGARASVFSFNGNKIITTSGGGMLASDDEELISHARVLSQQARGPQAHYEHTEIGFNYRMSNILAAIGRAQLQVLDQRVTRRREIFDYYQSALGDLPGLEFMPEADYGTANRWLTVILVTPKIFGADREQVRLALEAENIESRPVWKPMHLQPVFSCSEVSLPQGKKQYTARAVGGQVSEDLFARGLCLPSGTAMTEGDLDRVIAVIRNLSK; encoded by the coding sequence ATGAGCGGCCTTGAGCGCGCGCTGATCGAGAAAGCCTTCGAAAGCAACTATATCGCGCCGCTCGGCCCCATGGTGGACGCCTTCGAGCAAGAGTTCAGCGAGTACACCGGGATGAGATACTGCTTGGCAGTCTCAAGCGGTACAGCGGCCATGCACCTGGCTCTGCACCACCTCGGCGTGAGACCCGGCGATGAAATCTTCGCCTCGTCCCTCACCTTCATTGGGAGCGTCTCCCCCATCCTCTTCGAGGGCGCTACCCCGGTCTTCATCGATTGCGACCACCGATCCTGGAACATGGACCCTGCCCTTCTGGCTGGCGAACTCGAGCGATGCGCCGTCGTCGGGAAACTCCCCAAGGCGGTTGTCCCCACAGATCTTTACGGGCAGTGCTGCAACTATGGTGAAATCTACGCGGTCTCCCGCAAATTCGGCGTCCCGGTTGTCGTCGATGCGGCCGAGGCCCTCGGAGCGCGTTTCACTTGGGCCAACGTCGGAGGGGATGTCGGAGGAGGACAAGCCCACGCCGGCAGGGGGGCACGTGCCTCGGTCTTCTCTTTCAACGGGAACAAGATCATCACGACCTCGGGCGGGGGCATGCTGGCTTCCGATGACGAGGAACTCATCTCCCACGCGCGGGTCCTGTCACAGCAGGCACGCGGTCCTCAGGCACACTATGAACATACTGAGATCGGTTTCAACTACCGCATGAGCAACATCCTGGCCGCCATCGGCCGCGCTCAACTCCAAGTGCTCGATCAGCGGGTCACGCGTCGGCGGGAGATCTTTGATTATTACCAGAGTGCCCTCGGTGACCTTCCCGGCCTCGAATTCATGCCAGAAGCGGATTACGGGACGGCCAACCGGTGGCTGACCGTGATCCTTGTCACGCCGAAGATCTTCGGCGCCGATCGTGAGCAGGTGCGGCTTGCGCTTGAGGCGGAAAACATCGAATCCCGCCCGGTGTGGAAACCCATGCATCTGCAGCCGGTTTTCAGCTGCAGTGAGGTCTCCTTGCCCCAGGGGAAGAAGCAGTATACTGCCCGCGCAGTCGGCGGGCAGGTCTCGGAGGATCTCTTCGCTCGCGGATTGTGCCTCCCCTCCGGGACCGCGATGACGGAAGGAGATCTCGATCGCGTCATCGCCGTCATCCGCAATCTCTCCAAATAG
- the wecB gene encoding UDP-N-acetylglucosamine 2-epimerase produces MEQNTFDLVAGARPNFMKLAPLVRAFAAIEEELEARGLGWRIVHSGQHYDAAMNDVFFSELGIPAPDVHLEVGSGTHGAQTARIIERYERHLLENRPVATVVFGDVNSTVACALAAVKLAIPVLHVEAGLRSFDRTMPEEINRVLTDALSEMLFVSERSGMENLEREGVSGDRAYLVGNVMIDTLARELPRAAATGTAGRLGVEPGGYGLMTLHRPANVDNPGVLRPLLELLVEFSRTLPVVFPVHPRTQKAISEHGLDYLLKANGTLKCIPPLPYHENLSLMSQAKVVLTDSGGMQEETTYLGVPCLTLRPNTERPVTVTHGTSRLVGNDPKNIAKALDDVMAGQWAKGQDIPLWDGKTSERIIRILVDRFSA; encoded by the coding sequence ATGGAACAAAACACTTTTGACCTTGTCGCCGGGGCACGCCCCAACTTCATGAAACTCGCCCCACTGGTGCGCGCCTTCGCCGCCATCGAGGAGGAACTGGAGGCCAGAGGTCTCGGCTGGCGCATCGTGCACAGCGGTCAGCATTACGACGCGGCCATGAACGATGTCTTTTTCAGCGAATTAGGGATACCCGCGCCCGATGTCCACCTGGAGGTGGGTTCGGGAACCCACGGCGCGCAGACAGCGCGTATCATCGAACGCTATGAGCGGCATCTTCTTGAGAACCGGCCGGTTGCGACCGTGGTCTTCGGGGATGTGAACTCCACGGTGGCCTGCGCTCTTGCTGCAGTCAAGCTCGCGATCCCGGTTTTGCACGTGGAGGCAGGGCTTCGGAGTTTCGACCGCACAATGCCCGAAGAAATCAACCGCGTTCTGACGGATGCCCTTTCCGAGATGCTCTTCGTTTCCGAGCGGAGCGGGATGGAAAACCTCGAGCGCGAAGGGGTGAGCGGGGACCGGGCCTACCTCGTGGGCAACGTTATGATCGACACCCTGGCGCGCGAACTTCCGCGGGCAGCGGCGACCGGCACGGCCGGGCGGCTGGGCGTCGAGCCGGGCGGCTATGGGCTCATGACACTGCACCGCCCGGCAAACGTGGACAATCCTGGGGTCCTGCGGCCGCTGCTTGAACTGCTCGTGGAGTTCAGCCGAACCCTGCCCGTGGTTTTCCCAGTGCACCCGCGCACCCAGAAGGCAATCAGCGAGCACGGTCTGGATTACCTGCTCAAAGCAAACGGCACCCTGAAATGCATCCCTCCCCTGCCCTACCACGAAAACCTCTCCCTCATGTCGCAAGCCAAAGTGGTTCTGACTGACTCGGGCGGGATGCAGGAGGAAACCACGTATCTCGGCGTACCCTGCCTCACGCTCAGGCCCAATACGGAACGCCCCGTCACAGTGACACACGGAACCAGCCGCTTGGTGGGTAACGACCCGAAGAACATAGCCAAGGCGCTCGATGATGTCATGGCAGGGCAATGGGCTAAAGGGCAGGATATCCCCCTCTGGGATGGCAAAACCAGCGAGCGCATCATCAGGATTCTGGTGGACCGGTTCTCGGCCTGA
- a CDS encoding hypothetical protein (Evidence 5 : Unknown function), whose amino-acid sequence MANIRALSRILCRVPDYAALHGMVLPYSTLAPRVEHARRKETDFDRKSSPFPTAYSYLLRIYHSVVNPSKPPALPGRRTKFDNSEPFLKSL is encoded by the coding sequence ATGGCGAACATCAGGGCCCTTTCACGGATATTATGCCGAGTGCCGGATTATGCTGCGTTGCATGGGATGGTGCTGCCATATAGCACCCTGGCTCCGCGTGTTGAGCACGCTCGCCGGAAGGAAACAGACTTTGATCGAAAGTCATCACCCTTTCCCACGGCTTATTCCTATCTCCTTCGCATTTACCATTCTGTGGTTAATCCGAGTAAACCCCCGGCTTTGCCGGGGAGACGAACAAAGTTTGACAATTCCGAACCATTTCTCAAGAGCTTGTGA
- a CDS encoding hypothetical protein (Evidence 5 : Unknown function), translating into MFAILHRKNSLLHKTQRKAYVRDLFISLIYDCQLSGVNPLDYLKWLPKNTNTCRPPPFRPSSRGITRIKTSNPTLAGRPLRVSRPLFHPLTPKFHVPKIY; encoded by the coding sequence ATGTTCGCCATCCTTCACCGCAAAAACTCCCTTTTGCACAAGACGCAACGCAAGGCCTATGTCAGAGATCTCTTCATAAGCCTGATCTATGACTGTCAACTATCGGGCGTCAACCCGCTCGACTACCTCAAGTGGCTTCCGAAGAACACCAACACCTGCAGACCTCCCCCCTTTAGACCTTCATCTCGCGGCATTACCAGGATCAAAACGTCTAATCCTACACTGGCCGGGAGGCCCCTTAGGGTATCCCGGCCTCTGTTTCATCCTCTCACGCCAAAATTTCACGTGCCCAAAATTTATTGA
- a CDS encoding hypothetical protein (Evidence 5 : Unknown function), translating into MGYAPRTGNNSWGGIKYIILPDSYVNDSAANVLTMRNSYSPAWGWGVRDIQELEAFSVPLGAIELPAAGCYGYLAPGVLANEXSVDFWFDGRAGDIIIECEFYDADYSDEIEILLNGQPVGCAPRTGNNSWGGVKYITLPDSYVNDSAANVLTMRNSYSPAWGWGVRDVQESEVSMVAVGTILSDGPRTDPPACRTTALDSCLGWVLSETTLRVAGVCPFGGRAEVNKFWAREILA; encoded by the coding sequence GTGGGATACGCACCGCGGACGGGAAACAACAGTTGGGGCGGGATTAAATATATAATCCTTCCGGATAGCTATGTGAATGATAGTGCTGCAAACGTTCTGACGATGCGCAACAGTTACTCGCCGGCATGGGGCTGGGGTGTTCGTGATATTCAGGAACTTGAAGCTTTCAGCGTTCCCCTAGGAGCCATTGAATTGCCGGCTGCCGGATGTTATGGCTATCTGGCTCCGGGAGTCTTGGCAAACGAANCATCGGTGGATTTCTGGTTTGACGGAAGGGCAGGTGATATCATAATCGAATGCGAATTCTACGATGCTGATTATAGTGATGAGATTGAGATTTTGCTGAATGGTCAACCGGTGGGATGCGCACCGCGGACGGGAAACAACAGTTGGGGTGGGGTTAAATATATCACGCTTCCGGATAGCTATGTGAATGATAGTGCTGCAAACGTTCTGACGATGCGCAACAGTTACTCGCCGGCATGGGGCTGGGGTGTTCGTGATGTTCAGGAATCGGAGGTTTCAATGGTCGCGGTAGGGACCATCCTTTCGGATGGCCCCCGCACAGATCCCCCAGCGTGCAGAACTACCGCACTGGACTCCTGCCTCGGGTGGGTGCTATCGGAAACCACCCTACGAGTAGCAGGAGTGTGTCCTTTCGGCGGGCGTGCAGAGGTCAATAAATTTTGGGCACGTGAAATTTTGGCGTGA
- a CDS encoding hypothetical protein (Evidence 5 : Unknown function) produces MSAFHPPLDITNPLFKSCLYNYLIYIIFLNRDSIRPFLGTMLVLDLCKNKTRVTMGESRVPVRLRWYSAGSLQYRPAGGNGWLQGSSGSFRSGSIGTRHLVPMETTATCPCG; encoded by the coding sequence GTGAGCGCCTTCCATCCGCCTTTAGACATAACCAACCCCCTTTTCAAATCATGTCTTTACAACTATTTGATTTATATTATTTTTTTAAATAGAGATTCGATTCGGCCCTTTCTGGGCACGATGTTGGTTCTAGATTTATGCAAGAATAAAACCAGGGTGACCATGGGGGAGAGTCGTGTGCCGGTTCGGCTAAGGTGGTATTCAGCGGGGAGCCTGCAATACAGGCCCGCGGGGGGTAACGGTTGGCTCCAGGGGTCTTCCGGCTCCTTTCGATCTGGCTCCATTGGCACCAGGCACCTGGTGCCAATGGAAACAACGGCCACATGTCCCTGCGGGTGA